A stretch of Calditrichia bacterium DNA encodes these proteins:
- a CDS encoding M48 family metallopeptidase: MSDPDNFRSHLAGLAIANRVLNRLSGNRLEKPVQIQFSNMRYIYRYKTYSDHIVLRCSEGLISAPENVWTEILQRLFSRRRFSHKLLDEFVQTAKFQQIIAEMDGATEPLQSQTKGQVHDLDAIFERVNNHYFNGKMDRPNLHWNEMLTTGKMGHYHQLRDTIMLSVTLDQPNVPDFVVDYVMYHELLHKKHGIQRKNGRYYGHTGAFRREEKKFPDFERAMAFLNSLSLDHRDTKPQNNSGLVEKLRSKFRKNK; encoded by the coding sequence TTGAGTGATCCGGATAATTTTCGTTCGCATTTGGCGGGTTTGGCGATTGCAAATCGGGTGCTGAACCGGCTTTCCGGCAACCGGCTCGAAAAACCGGTGCAAATCCAGTTCAGCAATATGCGCTATATTTATCGTTACAAAACGTATTCGGACCACATCGTTTTGCGATGCAGCGAGGGACTGATTTCTGCACCGGAAAATGTCTGGACGGAAATTTTGCAGCGATTGTTTTCGCGACGCCGTTTTTCTCATAAATTGTTGGATGAATTTGTGCAAACCGCCAAATTTCAACAGATAATTGCCGAAATGGATGGCGCAACCGAACCGCTCCAAAGCCAGACAAAAGGTCAGGTTCACGATTTGGACGCCATTTTTGAACGGGTGAACAACCACTATTTTAACGGAAAAATGGATCGCCCGAACCTGCATTGGAACGAAATGCTCACCACCGGAAAAATGGGGCATTACCACCAGCTTCGCGATACCATCATGCTTTCGGTTACGTTGGATCAGCCCAACGTGCCCGATTTTGTGGTGGATTACGTGATGTATCACGAATTGCTGCACAAAAAGCACGGGATTCAGCGCAAAAACGGGCGGTATTACGGGCACACCGGCGCATTCCGGCGGGAGGAAAAAAAATTCCCGGATTTCGAAAGAGCGATGGCATTTCTCAATTCGCTGTCTCTCGATCATCGCGATACCAAACCACAAAACAATTCCGGTCTGGTGGAAAAACTACGTTCAAAATTTCGCAAAAATAAATAA
- a CDS encoding lysophospholipid acyltransferase family protein produces the protein MSGKLHTIKENRFTTWLGNTVYKMIGWKVEGHIPESVRKAVIIVAPHTSNWDFPVGLFASFALGLSGHWVGKHTLFRWPFGGLMRWLGGIPINRRKSKNFVSQAADYFKQYENFRLVIAPEGTRRKTTKWKSGFYHIAKEATVPIVCAFIDFRRKVSGIGPIIMPSGDLQKDFEKIRDFYLTVGAKRPENRGEISL, from the coding sequence ATGAGCGGGAAATTACATACAATTAAAGAAAACCGGTTTACCACCTGGCTGGGAAATACAGTTTATAAAATGATCGGCTGGAAGGTGGAAGGGCACATTCCTGAATCTGTCCGAAAAGCGGTGATTATTGTTGCGCCGCATACTTCCAACTGGGATTTTCCGGTTGGCTTGTTTGCGTCTTTTGCGTTGGGACTGAGCGGTCATTGGGTGGGCAAACACACGTTGTTCCGCTGGCCGTTTGGCGGTTTGATGCGCTGGTTGGGCGGCATTCCCATCAATCGCCGGAAATCAAAAAATTTTGTGTCACAGGCTGCGGATTATTTCAAACAATACGAAAATTTCCGATTGGTGATTGCACCGGAAGGCACACGGCGAAAAACCACCAAATGGAAATCGGGATTTTATCACATCGCCAAAGAAGCTACGGTGCCGATCGTTTGTGCGTTCATCGATTTTCGCCGGAAGGTGAGCGGCATCGGGCCGATTATCATGCCGAGTGGCGATTTGCAAAAAGATTTCGAGAAAATCCGGGATTTTTATCTGACGGTTGGTGCAAAACGGCCGGAAAATCGCGGGGAAATTTCCCTTTGA